The following coding sequences lie in one Streptomyces sp. NBC_00464 genomic window:
- a CDS encoding MFS transporter, translating to MSTAPIPSEARPLVPALIFIALVVAAVASLGTPLITSVATTFHVSLDSAQWTLTIALLSGAVATPVLGRLGAGPHRRATILATLAIVVVGGALTVLPLPFAWLLVGRAAQGVGLGLTALMMGVARDHLPEKRSAATIALISVVSIIGAGVGYPLAALLAEFGGLRAAYGLGLLVTAIAFVTAWRSMPAAPESRSAHVNVTGALVLAGGLLLVLFLAGERSLWSRHLAVAVTLAVAAVLLLSVWTVSELRTKTPLVDVRAVRHPAVAGANFAMFVGGIGMYLLLTLITRYAQTPHSAGYGFGLTTFVAGLVLIPFSVLGFVAGKLTPLVRERIDGPLLLAGSAAIVGGGFVLFATARSNLAELLAAMGVLGFGVGSFSAAMPGVILAVTPKSETSSAMSFNYVVRSVGYSLGSAIGGLVLAAGTATGRLFPNDDAYTTAALIGVAAMAITTMAGLALALRRSPETDPITAPAGVPDLGRSSRTGT from the coding sequence ATGAGCACTGCCCCGATACCTTCCGAGGCACGTCCGCTGGTCCCCGCCCTGATATTCATCGCCTTGGTCGTGGCGGCGGTCGCCAGCCTCGGGACGCCGCTCATCACCAGCGTGGCGACCACGTTCCACGTCTCCCTCGACAGCGCGCAGTGGACGCTGACCATCGCCCTGCTCAGCGGCGCCGTCGCCACACCCGTCCTCGGCCGGCTCGGAGCCGGTCCGCACCGGCGGGCCACGATTCTCGCCACCCTGGCGATCGTCGTCGTCGGCGGCGCGCTCACCGTGCTGCCGCTGCCGTTCGCCTGGCTGCTCGTGGGCAGAGCGGCCCAAGGCGTCGGACTCGGTCTCACGGCGCTGATGATGGGCGTGGCCCGCGACCATCTTCCCGAGAAACGCAGCGCGGCCACGATCGCCCTGATCTCAGTGGTCTCCATCATCGGAGCCGGCGTCGGCTACCCGCTGGCCGCGCTGCTCGCCGAGTTCGGCGGACTGCGGGCCGCCTACGGCCTCGGCCTGCTCGTCACCGCCATCGCCTTCGTGACCGCGTGGCGCTCCATGCCCGCAGCTCCCGAAAGCCGCTCCGCTCACGTGAACGTGACCGGTGCGCTCGTCCTGGCGGGTGGACTGCTCCTCGTCCTGTTCCTGGCCGGCGAGAGGAGCCTGTGGAGCCGACACCTCGCCGTGGCGGTGACCCTTGCCGTCGCCGCCGTACTCCTGCTCAGCGTATGGACCGTTTCCGAACTGCGAACCAAGACGCCCCTGGTCGACGTCCGGGCGGTACGGCACCCGGCGGTCGCCGGGGCGAACTTCGCCATGTTCGTCGGCGGGATCGGCATGTACCTCCTGCTCACGCTCATCACCCGCTACGCGCAGACACCGCACAGCGCCGGCTACGGCTTCGGACTGACCACCTTCGTGGCGGGGCTGGTCCTCATCCCGTTCTCCGTGCTGGGGTTCGTCGCCGGCAAGCTCACGCCGCTGGTCCGCGAGCGGATCGACGGCCCCCTGCTCCTGGCCGGCAGCGCCGCCATCGTCGGCGGCGGGTTCGTCCTGTTCGCCACCGCCCGGTCCAACCTGGCCGAACTGCTCGCGGCCATGGGCGTGCTGGGCTTCGGCGTCGGCAGCTTCTCGGCCGCCATGCCCGGCGTCATCCTGGCCGTCACCCCCAAGAGCGAGACGTCGAGCGCCATGAGCTTCAACTACGTCGTCCGCAGCGTCGGGTACTCGCTGGGCAGCGCCATCGGCGGTCTGGTCCTGGCCGCCGGCACCGCCACGGGCCGCCTCTTCCCGAACGACGACGCCTACACGACCGCGGCACTGATCGGCGTCGCCGCGATGGCGATCACGACGATGGCCGGCCTCGCCCTCGCCCTCCGACGCTCACCCGAGACCGATCCGATCACAGCCCCAGCCGGTGTGCCGGACCTGGGCCGGTCGAGTCGAACCGGAACCTGA
- a CDS encoding aminoglycoside phosphotransferase family protein — translation MDITNVTRAIAAATSVAASLDLPASDAVVLHNSNKLALRLTPCDVFARVAPVGQEVAQFEVDLAQRLTEAGCPMCPLAPRADPRVYTRDGFAVTLWTYYEPVTPHTSPVDYAKALEQLHAGMRKIDVPSPRFTDRITEAEEVVADPDRSPELTDTDRVFLGGRLASLRRAIDDRGAVEQLLHGEPHPGNLLSTKNGPLFIDLETCCRGPVEFDLAHVPEAVCAHYPSVDHGLLDECRQLVIAMVAAWRWELGDEFPNGRRYGEEFLRLLREGPPWPTLDTVTRRLDGL, via the coding sequence GTGGATATAACCAACGTCACGCGTGCGATCGCGGCTGCGACTTCGGTCGCCGCATCGCTCGACCTGCCGGCCAGCGATGCAGTCGTTCTCCACAACTCGAACAAGCTGGCACTGCGGCTGACGCCGTGCGACGTCTTTGCCCGGGTCGCCCCCGTGGGACAAGAGGTCGCACAGTTCGAAGTCGATCTCGCTCAGCGGCTCACCGAGGCCGGATGTCCGATGTGCCCCCTGGCGCCGCGGGCGGACCCGCGTGTGTACACGCGCGATGGCTTCGCAGTGACGCTGTGGACCTACTACGAGCCCGTGACACCTCACACCTCACCGGTCGACTACGCCAAGGCGCTGGAGCAGCTGCACGCCGGCATGCGCAAGATCGATGTGCCGAGCCCGAGGTTCACGGACCGGATCACGGAGGCGGAAGAGGTTGTCGCCGACCCGGATCGCTCGCCGGAGCTCACCGACACGGACCGCGTGTTCCTCGGCGGCAGGCTCGCAAGCCTGCGACGAGCGATCGACGACCGCGGCGCCGTGGAGCAACTGCTCCACGGCGAGCCGCACCCGGGCAATCTGCTCAGCACGAAGAACGGCCCGTTGTTCATCGACCTCGAGACGTGCTGCCGTGGACCCGTCGAGTTCGATCTCGCCCATGTTCCCGAGGCGGTCTGCGCGCACTACCCGAGCGTTGACCACGGGCTGCTGGACGAGTGCCGGCAGCTCGTTATCGCAATGGTCGCCGCGTGGCGTTGGGAGCTTGGCGACGAGTTTCCGAATGGGCGGCGATACGGAGAGGAATTCCTGCGCCTGCTGCGCGAGGGTCCTCCTTGGCCGACACTCGACACAGTGACCAGGCGACTGGATGGCCTGTAG
- a CDS encoding nuclear transport factor 2 family protein, which yields MPTIAAQELTTAMTEQLVMEWYEALDQHAPVEELVRHVVSDGLVMSFPEGTLKGVEAFRDWYRTVTHRFFDEVHVVRSATVGPRAADGAGADVRDVRVVVNWQTRVWTPPASHSQWLGFDAHQTWTVVLEDGAARIRSYAVDRLLPMPGSAAL from the coding sequence ATGCCCACGATCGCGGCCCAGGAACTCACCACGGCCATGACGGAACAGCTCGTCATGGAGTGGTACGAAGCGCTCGACCAGCACGCTCCCGTCGAGGAACTCGTGCGCCACGTCGTGTCCGACGGCCTCGTCATGTCCTTCCCCGAGGGCACCTTGAAGGGCGTCGAGGCCTTCCGCGACTGGTACAGGACGGTCACCCACCGCTTCTTCGACGAGGTACACGTGGTGCGCTCGGCAACGGTCGGCCCGCGCGCGGCGGACGGGGCGGGCGCCGACGTCCGGGACGTGCGAGTCGTCGTCAACTGGCAGACCCGGGTATGGACCCCGCCGGCCTCGCACAGCCAGTGGCTGGGCTTCGACGCCCACCAGACGTGGACCGTCGTACTGGAGGACGGTGCGGCCCGCATCCGCAGCTATGCCGTGGACCGCCTGCTCCCGATGCCGGGGTCGGCTGCACTCTGA
- a CDS encoding acyltransferase family protein has translation MAAAAADRPGRLVSLTGLRFWAAAAVFAFHASFEGVFADAGVGDAVAGLFSKAGWAGVSFFFVLSGFVLAWSARPDDPARRFVRRRLARIYPAHLVTALLAFALLAAAGGVAAGEVIPNLLLLQAWSPRLDVFISGNPVSWSLSCELLFYLCFPLLWRWLSRVRPSRLWWYAGSVTAAVVAVPLVAGLLPAEPLVSMPDGTTGLWQYWFVYVLPPVRALEFVLGILLARLVREGLWRGPGPVPAAALTVVGCGLATRLPYLYGLVAALVVPLALLICAVAVRDVDGRGTALTGRTMRWLGETSFAFYLVHRLVLTYGHHVLGTGRSWSTPVAALLLLVAFAVCLLLARLLYVAVERPFTRLLGPRPIPTRLANGDLTCPSRSTSGSTTSAPSP, from the coding sequence ATGGCAGCAGCAGCAGCCGACCGTCCGGGGCGCCTGGTGTCGCTGACCGGTCTGAGGTTCTGGGCCGCCGCCGCGGTCTTCGCCTTCCACGCCTCCTTCGAGGGTGTGTTCGCCGACGCGGGTGTGGGGGACGCCGTCGCGGGGCTGTTCAGCAAGGCGGGCTGGGCCGGTGTCTCCTTCTTCTTCGTCCTGAGCGGATTCGTACTCGCCTGGTCGGCCCGGCCGGACGACCCTGCGCGCCGCTTCGTCCGGCGGCGCCTCGCCAGGATCTATCCGGCCCACCTGGTCACCGCGCTTCTCGCCTTCGCCCTGCTCGCGGCGGCCGGTGGCGTCGCCGCGGGTGAGGTGATCCCCAATCTGCTGCTTCTGCAGGCCTGGTCGCCCCGGCTGGACGTCTTCATCAGCGGTAACCCGGTCAGCTGGTCCCTCTCGTGCGAGTTGCTGTTCTATCTGTGCTTCCCGCTGCTGTGGCGGTGGCTCTCGCGGGTGCGGCCCTCGCGGCTGTGGTGGTACGCCGGTTCGGTGACGGCCGCCGTCGTGGCCGTGCCGCTGGTCGCGGGGCTGCTGCCGGCCGAGCCGCTGGTGAGCATGCCGGACGGGACCACCGGGCTGTGGCAGTACTGGTTCGTGTACGTCCTGCCGCCGGTGCGCGCCCTGGAGTTCGTCCTGGGCATCCTGCTGGCCCGCCTCGTGCGTGAGGGCCTGTGGCGGGGCCCCGGGCCGGTGCCGGCAGCGGCCCTGACCGTCGTGGGCTGCGGCCTGGCCACGCGGCTTCCCTACCTCTACGGGCTGGTCGCCGCACTGGTCGTGCCGCTCGCCCTGCTGATCTGCGCAGTCGCCGTCCGCGACGTCGACGGGCGCGGGACCGCGCTCACCGGGCGGACCATGCGGTGGCTCGGTGAGACCTCGTTCGCCTTCTATCTGGTGCACCGGCTGGTCCTGACGTACGGACACCACGTGCTGGGCACCGGCCGGAGCTGGTCCACACCGGTGGCCGCGTTGTTGCTGCTCGTCGCGTTCGCCGTGTGCCTGCTGCTGGCCAGGCTCCTGTACGTCGCCGTGGAACGGCCGTTCACCCGGCTCCTCGGCCCGCGTCCGATACCGACCCGCCTCGCGAACGGAGACCTCACATGCCCCTCACGATCGACGTCTGGTTCGACTACATCTGCCCCTTCTCCGTGA
- a CDS encoding DsbA family oxidoreductase has translation MPLTIDVWFDYICPFSVMARKIITETVGDEDVHVRWRPYELHPEGIPATGKKDYPDGVWENSVLPMGERFGIAFRADPPSPLPHTGRALRGFDFAQRHGAGLAYNDRLFEAHLGEHRDIGDPAVLAALVGEIGLDAEAFDAQLASAADLDRYRQEQREAAAIHRIHTVPTVTVGPWRTEGVPDAGRLARALDFLSSRAATQARSAAHARPAAPHARAA, from the coding sequence ATGCCCCTCACGATCGACGTCTGGTTCGACTACATCTGCCCCTTCTCCGTGATGGCCCGCAAGATCATCACGGAGACCGTCGGGGACGAGGACGTCCACGTCCGCTGGCGCCCCTACGAGCTCCACCCGGAGGGCATACCGGCCACCGGCAAGAAGGACTACCCCGACGGTGTGTGGGAGAACTCCGTGCTGCCCATGGGGGAGCGGTTCGGCATCGCCTTCCGGGCGGATCCGCCCTCTCCTCTCCCGCACACCGGACGGGCCCTGCGGGGCTTCGACTTCGCGCAGCGCCACGGCGCCGGTCTCGCCTATAACGACCGTCTCTTCGAGGCGCACCTCGGGGAGCACCGTGACATCGGGGACCCGGCCGTCCTGGCCGCGCTCGTCGGCGAGATCGGGCTGGACGCCGAAGCGTTCGACGCGCAGCTCGCCTCGGCCGCCGACCTGGACCGCTACCGCCAGGAACAGCGCGAGGCCGCCGCCATCCATCGCATCCATACCGTGCCGACGGTGACCGTGGGGCCGTGGCGCACCGAAGGCGTACCCGACGCGGGCCGCCTGGCGCGGGCCCTCGACTTCCTGAGCAGCCGCGCCGCCACGCAGGCCCGCTCCGCCGCGCATGCCCGCCCCGCCGCACCGCACGCCCGCGCCGCCTGA
- a CDS encoding ankyrin repeat domain-containing protein: protein MTADADTLLGRAVDGLDAVRLEHLLTAGADPHTKDRLGRPPLNRAAARGWAAGVELLLRAGADPHLLDTRMGASALHGAAQCGATDVIGLLLDHGAFVDQQAPTHGHTPLIDAVWHKRAPAVVLLLSRGANPDIAAHGGYRADELGPLACDEDQQTYVRLIARARGARALAQSGPLHDAARTGGQEAVARALDAGHDVDTRAPDGHTPLLDAAREGHDAVVRTLLDRGADASLTDHLMKATAAHKAAYNGRADVLATLVRDSRLVLDAQGPYNGFTALHDAVWHGHLASVRVLLAAGARTDVRGRDGRTPREMALDYGYAEIAALLSPAGQAPRDRAAAPPGRVLRGGPPG, encoded by the coding sequence ATGACAGCCGATGCCGATACCCTCCTGGGCCGTGCCGTGGACGGCCTCGACGCCGTCCGTCTGGAACACCTTCTGACGGCCGGCGCCGACCCCCACACCAAGGACCGGCTGGGCCGGCCTCCCCTGAACCGGGCAGCGGCACGCGGCTGGGCGGCCGGAGTGGAGCTGCTCCTCCGTGCCGGCGCCGACCCGCACCTCCTGGACACCCGCATGGGCGCCTCGGCCCTGCACGGAGCCGCCCAGTGCGGTGCGACCGACGTCATCGGCCTGCTGCTCGACCACGGCGCGTTCGTGGACCAGCAGGCCCCGACCCACGGCCACACCCCGCTCATCGACGCGGTCTGGCACAAGCGGGCACCCGCCGTGGTCCTCCTGCTGAGCCGCGGGGCCAACCCGGACATCGCGGCCCACGGCGGCTACCGGGCCGACGAACTCGGCCCCCTGGCATGCGACGAGGACCAGCAGACCTACGTACGCCTGATCGCCAGGGCCCGGGGGGCCCGTGCCCTGGCCCAGTCCGGCCCTCTGCACGACGCGGCCCGAACCGGCGGCCAGGAGGCCGTCGCGCGGGCGCTGGATGCCGGGCACGACGTGGACACCAGGGCGCCGGACGGCCACACCCCGCTACTGGACGCGGCACGCGAGGGACACGACGCGGTGGTACGGACCCTCCTGGACCGGGGCGCCGACGCGAGCCTCACCGATCACCTCATGAAAGCCACCGCCGCGCACAAGGCCGCGTACAACGGGCGCGCCGACGTCCTCGCGACCCTGGTGCGCGATTCGCGCCTCGTCCTGGATGCGCAGGGTCCGTACAACGGTTTCACCGCCCTGCACGACGCGGTCTGGCACGGGCATCTGGCCTCGGTCCGCGTCCTGCTCGCCGCGGGCGCGCGCACCGATGTGCGGGGCCGGGACGGCCGTACGCCCCGGGAGATGGCGCTCGACTACGGATACGCGGAGATCGCCGCACTGCTCAGCCCGGCCGGGCAGGCCCCGCGCGACCGGGCAGCGGCCCCGCCGGGACGGGTGCTCAGGGGCGGGCCTCCAGGCTGA
- a CDS encoding methylated-DNA--[protein]-cysteine S-methyltransferase yields MPDSAAPTATRTGTTDVSLTVLPTPLGDLRIAATADALVYCGFQPADDVRDRLARGGLREAASPGTGPRHPAVLDDAAAQLDAYLAGRLRSFDLPLDLRLATPFSRETVSALDAFVPYGRTATYGALAEALNRPRAARAVGTALGSNPLCVVLPCHRIVGSTGALTGYAGGVEAKRHLLSLEARP; encoded by the coding sequence ATGCCCGACAGCGCCGCCCCCACAGCCACCAGGACCGGCACGACGGACGTGTCGCTCACCGTCCTGCCGACCCCTCTCGGTGACCTGCGCATCGCCGCCACCGCGGACGCTCTCGTCTACTGCGGGTTCCAGCCGGCGGACGACGTGCGGGACCGGCTGGCGCGCGGGGGCCTGCGCGAGGCCGCATCGCCCGGTACCGGCCCCCGGCACCCGGCCGTACTCGACGACGCGGCCGCCCAGCTCGATGCCTATCTCGCCGGGCGGCTGCGCTCGTTCGACCTGCCTCTGGACCTGCGGCTGGCCACCCCGTTCAGCCGGGAGACGGTGTCGGCGCTGGACGCGTTCGTCCCGTACGGGCGGACGGCGACCTACGGCGCGCTCGCCGAAGCGCTGAACCGGCCGCGCGCCGCCAGAGCCGTGGGCACCGCCCTCGGCTCGAACCCCCTGTGCGTGGTGCTGCCCTGTCACCGCATCGTGGGATCGACGGGAGCGCTCACCGGCTACGCGGGCGGCGTCGAGGCGAAGCGCCACCTCCTCAGCCTGGAGGCCCGCCCCTGA
- a CDS encoding Ada metal-binding domain-containing protein — MKQDDEGILSSACSLESGLAGLGLGEPVTPEDFALRVLQRAGISQDRYDTYVRLETAAGGLFVAFGPEAVTGSALESGTREEGRLTRERFEELHRRRAGRSAIPGGKPLTGLRPALRTGRTRQVPIDLSGLPVGERAVLEAVRAIPPGQLRPVTWIAREAALPLELGAETVVGFLARNPVTVLIPCHRATDDNGTPCDAAYVREVGDALRGAEGIDMVAVRQWAQGGSTLLGSDTTHIYCHPTCAHARRITPAHRVPFHTARDARRAGYRACKSCRPLTV, encoded by the coding sequence GTGAAGCAGGACGACGAGGGGATCCTCTCCTCGGCCTGCAGCCTGGAGTCCGGGCTGGCCGGACTGGGCCTGGGCGAACCGGTCACTCCGGAGGACTTCGCGCTGCGGGTCCTGCAACGGGCGGGAATCTCGCAGGACCGGTACGACACCTACGTACGCCTGGAGACGGCCGCGGGCGGCCTGTTCGTGGCGTTCGGCCCCGAAGCCGTCACGGGCTCGGCCCTGGAATCGGGCACTCGGGAGGAGGGGCGTCTGACGAGGGAGCGGTTCGAGGAACTGCACCGGCGCCGTGCGGGCCGCTCGGCGATCCCCGGCGGCAAGCCGCTGACCGGCCTGCGGCCGGCGCTGCGCACCGGCCGCACCCGGCAGGTGCCGATCGACCTGTCGGGCCTTCCCGTGGGCGAGCGCGCGGTGCTGGAGGCGGTACGCGCGATCCCTCCGGGTCAGTTGCGGCCCGTCACCTGGATCGCCCGGGAGGCCGCCCTGCCCCTGGAGCTGGGCGCCGAAACGGTCGTCGGCTTCCTCGCCAGGAACCCGGTGACGGTGCTGATCCCGTGCCACCGGGCGACCGACGACAACGGCACGCCGTGCGACGCCGCCTATGTACGGGAGGTCGGTGACGCGCTGCGCGGCGCCGAGGGCATCGACATGGTCGCGGTGCGGCAGTGGGCACAGGGCGGCTCGACGCTCCTGGGCAGCGACACCACCCACATCTACTGCCATCCCACCTGCGCGCACGCACGACGGATCACCCCGGCGCACCGCGTCCCCTTCCACACCGCCAGGGACGCCCGCAGGGCGGGCTACCGGGCGTGCAAGAGCTGCCGCCCGCTGACCGTCTGA
- a CDS encoding RNA polymerase sigma factor — protein sequence MEDEAEQLTELLARDLDGGFTELVRVHARAVHLFLLRVTGSAAEADDLGQDTFLRAYTALQGYSGARRRELRPRAWLLTIAANVWRNHVRTSMRRPVSAMRVEDAEDMWSDGRPGPEERASTAEDRDRLVAALSELPEIHRVPVVLRHVMGMSYAEVAQVQGCPVGTAKAQVSRGLGNLRRLLEPREAVRKEVAM from the coding sequence ATGGAAGACGAGGCCGAGCAGCTGACAGAACTGCTCGCGCGGGATCTGGACGGCGGCTTCACCGAGCTGGTCCGGGTCCACGCGAGGGCGGTTCACCTCTTCCTGTTGCGGGTGACCGGTTCCGCCGCCGAGGCGGACGACCTGGGACAGGACACGTTCCTGCGCGCCTACACGGCGCTGCAGGGCTACTCCGGCGCGCGCCGGCGGGAGCTGCGGCCGCGCGCCTGGCTGCTGACGATCGCGGCGAACGTGTGGCGCAACCATGTGCGCACCAGCATGCGGCGACCGGTGTCGGCCATGCGAGTGGAGGACGCGGAAGATATGTGGAGCGACGGGAGGCCCGGGCCCGAGGAGCGGGCCTCGACTGCGGAGGACCGTGACCGGCTGGTCGCGGCGCTGTCCGAACTGCCGGAGATACACCGGGTACCCGTGGTCCTGCGGCATGTGATGGGCATGAGCTACGCGGAGGTGGCGCAGGTGCAGGGGTGCCCGGTGGGTACGGCCAAGGCGCAGGTTTCACGGGGCCTGGGCAACCTGCGGCGACTGCTCGAACCACGGGAAGCGGTGCGGAAGGAGGTGGCGATGTGA
- a CDS encoding AfsR/SARP family transcriptional regulator, whose protein sequence is MEKAMEMGVLGPLSLFSNGVNLAPGAPKPRQLLAFLMLNANQMVRASECIKELWDSSPPKSSMSTLQTYVLQVRQALRGTSPANDRTQSLVTRNHGYQLKIPLHAFDRFRFESLTRRGQEAATKGDFEEASEQFSGALALWRGPALVDVQTGPLSTTHLVELEETRKCVLERRIEADLRLGRHRELRDELGALAVLHPTHENIHAQYMLALHRSGERTRALAVHHGLSRMLRDALGIEPTPRMQRLYEAISSGDPVLDAPTVPARTK, encoded by the coding sequence ATGGAGAAGGCAATGGAAATGGGCGTACTGGGGCCATTGTCGCTGTTCAGCAACGGGGTCAACCTGGCGCCGGGCGCACCGAAGCCACGCCAGCTGCTCGCATTCCTGATGCTCAACGCAAATCAGATGGTCCGGGCCAGCGAATGCATAAAAGAGCTCTGGGACTCCAGCCCCCCGAAAAGTTCGATGTCCACACTGCAGACCTACGTACTGCAAGTAAGACAGGCTCTGCGCGGTACCTCTCCGGCGAATGACCGGACCCAGTCCCTGGTCACCCGGAATCACGGCTACCAGCTGAAGATCCCCCTCCACGCGTTCGACCGCTTCCGCTTCGAGTCCCTGACCCGGCGCGGCCAGGAGGCCGCGACGAAGGGCGACTTCGAGGAGGCCTCCGAGCAGTTCTCCGGAGCCCTCGCCCTGTGGCGCGGACCCGCGCTCGTGGACGTACAGACAGGTCCGCTCAGCACCACCCATCTCGTCGAGCTGGAAGAGACCCGCAAATGCGTGCTGGAACGCCGCATCGAGGCGGACCTGCGGCTCGGCCGGCACCGTGAACTCCGCGACGAGCTGGGTGCTCTGGCCGTACTGCACCCCACGCACGAGAACATCCACGCCCAGTACATGCTCGCGCTGCACCGGTCCGGCGAGCGGACCCGGGCGCTCGCCGTCCACCACGGGCTGAGCCGCATGCTGAGGGACGCCCTGGGCATCGAGCCGACCCCGCGTATGCAGCGCCTGTACGAGGCCATCAGCTCCGGCGACCCCGTGCTGGACGCTCCGACGGTTCCTGCCCGGACGAAGTGA